Proteins encoded within one genomic window of Mya arenaria isolate MELC-2E11 chromosome 13, ASM2691426v1:
- the LOC128213626 gene encoding uncharacterized protein LOC128213626 isoform X1 encodes MLLTFHSRTLSRKRNTLWTLFLTVAILLVLQFYFERAMAETQDINADIPFMDEDRYDGYVLVKRPEASAEPLNKAGFKINSEIKEKCFESATTEVDKNKNREWNQNTAGCMQNDNSPQTASGGFEEEIKNKSKDKKISDDKRKESDEDCDKEVGPCDVKVMIQSTYGDKGQDTVNKNHKDHKNHKDHKDGNTSEKMETEMNQSVEKISQHTEVQAYSSEKKYDSDSYDQNKQEQNEDQAKHKKSSLKRKSATGDDSPVQESKEPAADYDFANGENTQSTEIACSSGHKVNAEEKNVAYSSEANKPIKHQQNPSAKDHDKSEKEEINPVESEQDGRLGRTYIDKGCNVDTGKHEKECKESSKQEARNKLQMLEQKNNAAEGSDGDVKNKQDAVSLKTTGMHKKCFSSSKQEKESKAKKYTYHSDEPSKSGNWNREKVHEQDEPDVYPYYKAMEKAMEKYVYFWKRRDIYSQWHKSKFYVNGQKFTCAEQYMMYKKAELFEDFKLRSRILKTDDPRKMKALGRKVSNFDERLWRSQCLYVVKEGNKEKFSQNKEMEKELFDTHPKILVEASPYDQIWGIGLDVESPGAYDESKWEGLNLLGFILTEVRDELMFKAGRIEENQKKVYLEALKTKYCEPLEQNLEYFSIVGDDKTEEREEASRSKPESDVIHKMNNDNNGETKISEAEPTKKEIGTWENKPGSDCKHNKNKNIKNDASQKFKAEPTDNISKRYLEPENDDEKRHNYFDGNTKPPTRVFPGIAVRQETPENWNEAKEVREMSDVQGRQQQNKQSSQMTTKTIGRRTFNNRNAENPESLEKGQLSKSFPGVKSGGKVCLDPKEFPPLTHDVNKTEFQRKIRKKKKNDDEVKENREEKESKISKHVVDINERSEEVTHVDHTGKEVFDQFDDEMDGMESFVHVKGTEEMQQFEKQDENAKPAEKCDIKKREGFNTDSKKMVKEEKEKSHDIDAEGSCCDEQTEMASASGDEQSKTLLAVFQFQGTSLVHSPADPTKESVSEEHRAVSESLLPEEVKGLHNCRTLIEERKSKDSVEVKTNSPGKFTKKSHSAGHPPSPTKLKPNYKGQSYHKKSDKESDIF; translated from the exons GTAGCGATTTTGTTGGTTTTACAGTTCTACTTTGAGAG AGCCATGGCAGAGACTCAAGATATTAATGCAGACATTCCATTTATGGATGAGGATAGATATGATGGTTATGTGCTTGTAAAACGCCCTGAAGCATCGGCCGAGCCATTGAATAAGGCAGGCTTCAAAATCAATTCagagataaaagaaaaatgcTTTGAAAGCGCAACAACGGAAGtggacaaaaacaaaaacagagaaTGGAATCAAAATACAGCTGGTTGTATGCAGAATGACAATAGTCCGCAAACAGCTTCAGGTGGTTTTGaagaggaaataaagaataagagtaaggataaaaaaatatctgatgATAAAAGAAAGGAATCTGATGAAGATTGTGATAAGGAAGTTGGTCCATGTGATGTTAAGGTTATGATTCAAAGTACTTATGGTGATAAAGGTCAGGacactgtaaataaaaatcacaaagATCATAAAAATCACAAAGATCATAAAGATGGAAATACAAGTGAAAAGATGGAAACTGAAATGAATCAATCTGTGGAGAAAATATCCCAACATACAGAAGTGCAAGCATATTCAAGTGAAAAGAAATATGATTCTGATAGTTATGACCAGAATAAACAGGAGCAAAATGAAGACCAAGCTAAGCATAAGAAATcaagtttaaaaagaaaatcagcGACTGGAGATGATTCTCCTGTCCAAGAAAGCAAAGAACCTGCAGCAGATTATGACTTTGCTAATGGAGAGAACACACAATCAACAGAAATAGCTTGTAGTAGTGGTCACAAAGTCaatgctgaagaaaaaaatgtggcATATTCAAGTGAAGCAAATAAACCAATTAAGCATCAGCAAAACCCTTCAGCAAAAGATCATGATAAATCAGAGAAGGAAGAGATTAATCCTGTTGAAAGTGAGCAAGATGGGAGGTTAGGGAGAACATATATTGACAAAGGTTGCAATGTTGACACAGGTAAACATGAGAAAGAATGCAAAGAAAGCAGTAAGCAAGAAGCACGGAACAAACTACAAATGCTTGAACAGAAAAATAATGCTGCAGAAGGTTCCGATGGtgatgttaaaaacaaacaagatgcAGTAAGTTTGAAAACTACTGGAATGCATAAGAAATGTTTTTCTAGTTCAAAACAAGAAAAGGAAAGCAAAGCCAAAAAGTATACTTATCATTCAGATGAACCTTCAAAGAGTGGAAATTGGAACAGAGAAAAGGTGCATGAGCAAGATGAACCAGACGTTTATCCTTATTACAAAGCCATGGAGAAAGCCATGGAGAAATATGTGTACTTTTGGAAAAGGCGGGATATCTATAGTCAGTGGCACAAGTCGAAATTTTACGTCAATGGTCAAAAATTCACATGTGCTGAGCAGTACATGATGTATAAAAAAGCAG aATTATTTGAAGATTTCAAATTAAGAAGTCGGATATTAAAGACGGATGATCCTCGTAAAATGAAAGCATTGGGAAGAAAAGTATCAAACTTTGATGAGAGGCTTTGGCGATCCCAGTGCCTTTATGTGGTTAAAGAAGGAAATAAGGAAAAG TTTTCTCAAAACAAGGAAATGGAAAAAGAGCTATTTGACACTCATCCGAAGATTCTTGTTGAGGCGAGTCCATATGACCAAATCTGGGGTATCGGGCTGGATGTAGAATCCCCAGGGGCGTATGATGAAAGCAAGTGGGAGGGGCTGAATCTGCTCGGGTTCATTTTAACTGAAGTCAGAGATGAACTCATGTTCAAAGCTGGGAGGATTGAAGAAAATCAGAAAAAG GTTTACCTAGAAGCGCTTAAGACAAAATACTGTGAACCACTGGAGCAAAACCTTGAGTATTTCAGCATTGTAGGAGATGACAAGACAGAAGAAAGAGAAGAGGCTTCAAGAAGTAAACCTGAAAGTGATGTCATACACAAAATGAACAATGACAACAATGGAGAAACTAAGATATCTGAAGCTGAACCAACAAAGAAAGAGATTGGGACATGGGAAAATAAGCCTGGAAGTGATTGCAAACAtaacaagaacaaaaacatcaagAATGATGCATCTCAGAAATTTAAAGCTGAACCTACAGACAATATCTCCAAAAGATATTTGGAACCCgaaaatgatgatgaaaaacGTCATAACTATTTTGATGGCAATACAAAACCTCCAACTAGAGTATTCCCTGGAATTGCTGTTAGACAAGAAACACCTGAAAATTGGAATGAAGCAAAAGAAGTAAGAGAAATGTCAGATGTGCAAGGAAggcaacaacaaaataaacaaagtagCCAGATGACTACCAAGACCATAGGCCGTAGAACCTTCAATAATAGAAACGCGGAAAATCCTGAAAGTTTAGAGAAAGGACAGTTGAGTAAAAGTTTCCCTGGGGTGAAATCTGGAGGGAAAGTCTGTCTTGATCCTAAAGAGTTTCCACCTCTTACACATGATGTCAACAAGACCGAATTCCAAAGGAAAattagaaaaaagaaaaagaatgaCGATGAAGTTAAAGAAAACAGGGAGGAGAAGGAATCAAAGATAAGTAAGCATGTTGTTGACATAAATGAGAGGTCTGAAGAAGTAACACATGTTGATCATACTGGCAAAGAGGTTTTTGATCAATTTGACGATGAAATGGATGGTATGGAATCATTTGTCCATGTAAAGGGTACAGAAGAAATGCAACAATTTGAAAAGCAAGACGAAAATGCTAAACCAGCTGAAAAGTGTGACATTAAAAAAAGGGAAGGTTTTAATACAGATAGTAAGAAAATGGTTAAAGAAGAGAAAGAAAAATCACATGATATAGATGCTGAAGGTTCATGTTGTGATGAACAAACTGAAATGGCTAGTGCATCTGGAGATGAGCAATCCAAGACTCTGCTGGctgtttttcaatttcaagGAACCAGTCTTGTGCATTCACCAGCAGACCCTACAAAGGAATCCGTTTCTGAAGAACACCGTGCAGTCAGTGAGAGCTTGTTACCAGAGGAAGTGAAAGGACTGCACAATTGCAGAACATTGATTGAAGAGAGGAAAAGCAAAGACTCTGTGGAAGTCAAAACAAACAGTCCTGGAAAATTTACGAAGAAGAGCCATTCAGCTGGTCATCCTCCATCACCAACAAAACTAAAACCAAACTACAAGGGACAGTCGTATCATAAAAAAAGTGATAAAGAGTCTGACATCTTTTAG
- the LOC128213626 gene encoding uncharacterized protein LOC128213626 isoform X3, with amino-acid sequence MAETQDINADIPFMDEDRYDGYVLVKRPEASAEPLNKAGFKINSEIKEKCFESATTEVDKNKNREWNQNTAGCMQNDNSPQTASGGFEEEIKNKSKDKKISDDKRKESDEDCDKEVGPCDVKVMIQSTYGDKGQDTVNKNHKDHKNHKDHKDGNTSEKMETEMNQSVEKISQHTEVQAYSSEKKYDSDSYDQNKQEQNEDQAKHKKSSLKRKSATGDDSPVQESKEPAADYDFANGENTQSTEIACSSGHKVNAEEKNVAYSSEANKPIKHQQNPSAKDHDKSEKEEINPVESEQDGRLGRTYIDKGCNVDTGKHEKECKESSKQEARNKLQMLEQKNNAAEGSDGDVKNKQDAVSLKTTGMHKKCFSSSKQEKESKAKKYTYHSDEPSKSGNWNREKVHEQDEPDVYPYYKAMEKAMEKYVYFWKRRDIYSQWHKSKFYVNGQKFTCAEQYMMYKKAELFEDFKLRSRILKTDDPRKMKALGRKVSNFDERLWRSQCLYVVKEGNKEKFSQNKEMEKELFDTHPKILVEASPYDQIWGIGLDVESPGAYDESKWEGLNLLGFILTEVRDELMFKAGRIEENQKKVYLEALKTKYCEPLEQNLEYFSIVGDDKTEEREEASRSKPESDVIHKMNNDNNGETKISEAEPTKKEIGTWENKPGSDCKHNKNKNIKNDASQKFKAEPTDNISKRYLEPENDDEKRHNYFDGNTKPPTRVFPGIAVRQETPENWNEAKEVREMSDVQGRQQQNKQSSQMTTKTIGRRTFNNRNAENPESLEKGQLSKSFPGVKSGGKVCLDPKEFPPLTHDVNKTEFQRKIRKKKKNDDEVKENREEKESKISKHVVDINERSEEVTHVDHTGKEVFDQFDDEMDGMESFVHVKGTEEMQQFEKQDENAKPAEKCDIKKREGFNTDSKKMVKEEKEKSHDIDAEGSCCDEQTEMASASGDEQSKTLLAVFQFQGTSLVHSPADPTKESVSEEHRAVSESLLPEEVKGLHNCRTLIEERKSKDSVEVKTNSPGKFTKKSHSAGHPPSPTKLKPNYKGQSYHKKSDKESDIF; translated from the exons ATGGCAGAGACTCAAGATATTAATGCAGACATTCCATTTATGGATGAGGATAGATATGATGGTTATGTGCTTGTAAAACGCCCTGAAGCATCGGCCGAGCCATTGAATAAGGCAGGCTTCAAAATCAATTCagagataaaagaaaaatgcTTTGAAAGCGCAACAACGGAAGtggacaaaaacaaaaacagagaaTGGAATCAAAATACAGCTGGTTGTATGCAGAATGACAATAGTCCGCAAACAGCTTCAGGTGGTTTTGaagaggaaataaagaataagagtaaggataaaaaaatatctgatgATAAAAGAAAGGAATCTGATGAAGATTGTGATAAGGAAGTTGGTCCATGTGATGTTAAGGTTATGATTCAAAGTACTTATGGTGATAAAGGTCAGGacactgtaaataaaaatcacaaagATCATAAAAATCACAAAGATCATAAAGATGGAAATACAAGTGAAAAGATGGAAACTGAAATGAATCAATCTGTGGAGAAAATATCCCAACATACAGAAGTGCAAGCATATTCAAGTGAAAAGAAATATGATTCTGATAGTTATGACCAGAATAAACAGGAGCAAAATGAAGACCAAGCTAAGCATAAGAAATcaagtttaaaaagaaaatcagcGACTGGAGATGATTCTCCTGTCCAAGAAAGCAAAGAACCTGCAGCAGATTATGACTTTGCTAATGGAGAGAACACACAATCAACAGAAATAGCTTGTAGTAGTGGTCACAAAGTCaatgctgaagaaaaaaatgtggcATATTCAAGTGAAGCAAATAAACCAATTAAGCATCAGCAAAACCCTTCAGCAAAAGATCATGATAAATCAGAGAAGGAAGAGATTAATCCTGTTGAAAGTGAGCAAGATGGGAGGTTAGGGAGAACATATATTGACAAAGGTTGCAATGTTGACACAGGTAAACATGAGAAAGAATGCAAAGAAAGCAGTAAGCAAGAAGCACGGAACAAACTACAAATGCTTGAACAGAAAAATAATGCTGCAGAAGGTTCCGATGGtgatgttaaaaacaaacaagatgcAGTAAGTTTGAAAACTACTGGAATGCATAAGAAATGTTTTTCTAGTTCAAAACAAGAAAAGGAAAGCAAAGCCAAAAAGTATACTTATCATTCAGATGAACCTTCAAAGAGTGGAAATTGGAACAGAGAAAAGGTGCATGAGCAAGATGAACCAGACGTTTATCCTTATTACAAAGCCATGGAGAAAGCCATGGAGAAATATGTGTACTTTTGGAAAAGGCGGGATATCTATAGTCAGTGGCACAAGTCGAAATTTTACGTCAATGGTCAAAAATTCACATGTGCTGAGCAGTACATGATGTATAAAAAAGCAG aATTATTTGAAGATTTCAAATTAAGAAGTCGGATATTAAAGACGGATGATCCTCGTAAAATGAAAGCATTGGGAAGAAAAGTATCAAACTTTGATGAGAGGCTTTGGCGATCCCAGTGCCTTTATGTGGTTAAAGAAGGAAATAAGGAAAAG TTTTCTCAAAACAAGGAAATGGAAAAAGAGCTATTTGACACTCATCCGAAGATTCTTGTTGAGGCGAGTCCATATGACCAAATCTGGGGTATCGGGCTGGATGTAGAATCCCCAGGGGCGTATGATGAAAGCAAGTGGGAGGGGCTGAATCTGCTCGGGTTCATTTTAACTGAAGTCAGAGATGAACTCATGTTCAAAGCTGGGAGGATTGAAGAAAATCAGAAAAAG GTTTACCTAGAAGCGCTTAAGACAAAATACTGTGAACCACTGGAGCAAAACCTTGAGTATTTCAGCATTGTAGGAGATGACAAGACAGAAGAAAGAGAAGAGGCTTCAAGAAGTAAACCTGAAAGTGATGTCATACACAAAATGAACAATGACAACAATGGAGAAACTAAGATATCTGAAGCTGAACCAACAAAGAAAGAGATTGGGACATGGGAAAATAAGCCTGGAAGTGATTGCAAACAtaacaagaacaaaaacatcaagAATGATGCATCTCAGAAATTTAAAGCTGAACCTACAGACAATATCTCCAAAAGATATTTGGAACCCgaaaatgatgatgaaaaacGTCATAACTATTTTGATGGCAATACAAAACCTCCAACTAGAGTATTCCCTGGAATTGCTGTTAGACAAGAAACACCTGAAAATTGGAATGAAGCAAAAGAAGTAAGAGAAATGTCAGATGTGCAAGGAAggcaacaacaaaataaacaaagtagCCAGATGACTACCAAGACCATAGGCCGTAGAACCTTCAATAATAGAAACGCGGAAAATCCTGAAAGTTTAGAGAAAGGACAGTTGAGTAAAAGTTTCCCTGGGGTGAAATCTGGAGGGAAAGTCTGTCTTGATCCTAAAGAGTTTCCACCTCTTACACATGATGTCAACAAGACCGAATTCCAAAGGAAAattagaaaaaagaaaaagaatgaCGATGAAGTTAAAGAAAACAGGGAGGAGAAGGAATCAAAGATAAGTAAGCATGTTGTTGACATAAATGAGAGGTCTGAAGAAGTAACACATGTTGATCATACTGGCAAAGAGGTTTTTGATCAATTTGACGATGAAATGGATGGTATGGAATCATTTGTCCATGTAAAGGGTACAGAAGAAATGCAACAATTTGAAAAGCAAGACGAAAATGCTAAACCAGCTGAAAAGTGTGACATTAAAAAAAGGGAAGGTTTTAATACAGATAGTAAGAAAATGGTTAAAGAAGAGAAAGAAAAATCACATGATATAGATGCTGAAGGTTCATGTTGTGATGAACAAACTGAAATGGCTAGTGCATCTGGAGATGAGCAATCCAAGACTCTGCTGGctgtttttcaatttcaagGAACCAGTCTTGTGCATTCACCAGCAGACCCTACAAAGGAATCCGTTTCTGAAGAACACCGTGCAGTCAGTGAGAGCTTGTTACCAGAGGAAGTGAAAGGACTGCACAATTGCAGAACATTGATTGAAGAGAGGAAAAGCAAAGACTCTGTGGAAGTCAAAACAAACAGTCCTGGAAAATTTACGAAGAAGAGCCATTCAGCTGGTCATCCTCCATCACCAACAAAACTAAAACCAAACTACAAGGGACAGTCGTATCATAAAAAAAGTGATAAAGAGTCTGACATCTTTTAG
- the LOC128213626 gene encoding uncharacterized protein LOC128213626 isoform X2, whose translation MLWIDMTTKAMPVEHKRASCSFIRAMAETQDINADIPFMDEDRYDGYVLVKRPEASAEPLNKAGFKINSEIKEKCFESATTEVDKNKNREWNQNTAGCMQNDNSPQTASGGFEEEIKNKSKDKKISDDKRKESDEDCDKEVGPCDVKVMIQSTYGDKGQDTVNKNHKDHKNHKDHKDGNTSEKMETEMNQSVEKISQHTEVQAYSSEKKYDSDSYDQNKQEQNEDQAKHKKSSLKRKSATGDDSPVQESKEPAADYDFANGENTQSTEIACSSGHKVNAEEKNVAYSSEANKPIKHQQNPSAKDHDKSEKEEINPVESEQDGRLGRTYIDKGCNVDTGKHEKECKESSKQEARNKLQMLEQKNNAAEGSDGDVKNKQDAVSLKTTGMHKKCFSSSKQEKESKAKKYTYHSDEPSKSGNWNREKVHEQDEPDVYPYYKAMEKAMEKYVYFWKRRDIYSQWHKSKFYVNGQKFTCAEQYMMYKKAELFEDFKLRSRILKTDDPRKMKALGRKVSNFDERLWRSQCLYVVKEGNKEKFSQNKEMEKELFDTHPKILVEASPYDQIWGIGLDVESPGAYDESKWEGLNLLGFILTEVRDELMFKAGRIEENQKKVYLEALKTKYCEPLEQNLEYFSIVGDDKTEEREEASRSKPESDVIHKMNNDNNGETKISEAEPTKKEIGTWENKPGSDCKHNKNKNIKNDASQKFKAEPTDNISKRYLEPENDDEKRHNYFDGNTKPPTRVFPGIAVRQETPENWNEAKEVREMSDVQGRQQQNKQSSQMTTKTIGRRTFNNRNAENPESLEKGQLSKSFPGVKSGGKVCLDPKEFPPLTHDVNKTEFQRKIRKKKKNDDEVKENREEKESKISKHVVDINERSEEVTHVDHTGKEVFDQFDDEMDGMESFVHVKGTEEMQQFEKQDENAKPAEKCDIKKREGFNTDSKKMVKEEKEKSHDIDAEGSCCDEQTEMASASGDEQSKTLLAVFQFQGTSLVHSPADPTKESVSEEHRAVSESLLPEEVKGLHNCRTLIEERKSKDSVEVKTNSPGKFTKKSHSAGHPPSPTKLKPNYKGQSYHKKSDKESDIF comes from the exons atgctctggattgatatgaccacaaaagccatgccagtagagcataaaAGGGCCTCTTGTTCATTCATAAG AGCCATGGCAGAGACTCAAGATATTAATGCAGACATTCCATTTATGGATGAGGATAGATATGATGGTTATGTGCTTGTAAAACGCCCTGAAGCATCGGCCGAGCCATTGAATAAGGCAGGCTTCAAAATCAATTCagagataaaagaaaaatgcTTTGAAAGCGCAACAACGGAAGtggacaaaaacaaaaacagagaaTGGAATCAAAATACAGCTGGTTGTATGCAGAATGACAATAGTCCGCAAACAGCTTCAGGTGGTTTTGaagaggaaataaagaataagagtaaggataaaaaaatatctgatgATAAAAGAAAGGAATCTGATGAAGATTGTGATAAGGAAGTTGGTCCATGTGATGTTAAGGTTATGATTCAAAGTACTTATGGTGATAAAGGTCAGGacactgtaaataaaaatcacaaagATCATAAAAATCACAAAGATCATAAAGATGGAAATACAAGTGAAAAGATGGAAACTGAAATGAATCAATCTGTGGAGAAAATATCCCAACATACAGAAGTGCAAGCATATTCAAGTGAAAAGAAATATGATTCTGATAGTTATGACCAGAATAAACAGGAGCAAAATGAAGACCAAGCTAAGCATAAGAAATcaagtttaaaaagaaaatcagcGACTGGAGATGATTCTCCTGTCCAAGAAAGCAAAGAACCTGCAGCAGATTATGACTTTGCTAATGGAGAGAACACACAATCAACAGAAATAGCTTGTAGTAGTGGTCACAAAGTCaatgctgaagaaaaaaatgtggcATATTCAAGTGAAGCAAATAAACCAATTAAGCATCAGCAAAACCCTTCAGCAAAAGATCATGATAAATCAGAGAAGGAAGAGATTAATCCTGTTGAAAGTGAGCAAGATGGGAGGTTAGGGAGAACATATATTGACAAAGGTTGCAATGTTGACACAGGTAAACATGAGAAAGAATGCAAAGAAAGCAGTAAGCAAGAAGCACGGAACAAACTACAAATGCTTGAACAGAAAAATAATGCTGCAGAAGGTTCCGATGGtgatgttaaaaacaaacaagatgcAGTAAGTTTGAAAACTACTGGAATGCATAAGAAATGTTTTTCTAGTTCAAAACAAGAAAAGGAAAGCAAAGCCAAAAAGTATACTTATCATTCAGATGAACCTTCAAAGAGTGGAAATTGGAACAGAGAAAAGGTGCATGAGCAAGATGAACCAGACGTTTATCCTTATTACAAAGCCATGGAGAAAGCCATGGAGAAATATGTGTACTTTTGGAAAAGGCGGGATATCTATAGTCAGTGGCACAAGTCGAAATTTTACGTCAATGGTCAAAAATTCACATGTGCTGAGCAGTACATGATGTATAAAAAAGCAG aATTATTTGAAGATTTCAAATTAAGAAGTCGGATATTAAAGACGGATGATCCTCGTAAAATGAAAGCATTGGGAAGAAAAGTATCAAACTTTGATGAGAGGCTTTGGCGATCCCAGTGCCTTTATGTGGTTAAAGAAGGAAATAAGGAAAAG TTTTCTCAAAACAAGGAAATGGAAAAAGAGCTATTTGACACTCATCCGAAGATTCTTGTTGAGGCGAGTCCATATGACCAAATCTGGGGTATCGGGCTGGATGTAGAATCCCCAGGGGCGTATGATGAAAGCAAGTGGGAGGGGCTGAATCTGCTCGGGTTCATTTTAACTGAAGTCAGAGATGAACTCATGTTCAAAGCTGGGAGGATTGAAGAAAATCAGAAAAAG GTTTACCTAGAAGCGCTTAAGACAAAATACTGTGAACCACTGGAGCAAAACCTTGAGTATTTCAGCATTGTAGGAGATGACAAGACAGAAGAAAGAGAAGAGGCTTCAAGAAGTAAACCTGAAAGTGATGTCATACACAAAATGAACAATGACAACAATGGAGAAACTAAGATATCTGAAGCTGAACCAACAAAGAAAGAGATTGGGACATGGGAAAATAAGCCTGGAAGTGATTGCAAACAtaacaagaacaaaaacatcaagAATGATGCATCTCAGAAATTTAAAGCTGAACCTACAGACAATATCTCCAAAAGATATTTGGAACCCgaaaatgatgatgaaaaacGTCATAACTATTTTGATGGCAATACAAAACCTCCAACTAGAGTATTCCCTGGAATTGCTGTTAGACAAGAAACACCTGAAAATTGGAATGAAGCAAAAGAAGTAAGAGAAATGTCAGATGTGCAAGGAAggcaacaacaaaataaacaaagtagCCAGATGACTACCAAGACCATAGGCCGTAGAACCTTCAATAATAGAAACGCGGAAAATCCTGAAAGTTTAGAGAAAGGACAGTTGAGTAAAAGTTTCCCTGGGGTGAAATCTGGAGGGAAAGTCTGTCTTGATCCTAAAGAGTTTCCACCTCTTACACATGATGTCAACAAGACCGAATTCCAAAGGAAAattagaaaaaagaaaaagaatgaCGATGAAGTTAAAGAAAACAGGGAGGAGAAGGAATCAAAGATAAGTAAGCATGTTGTTGACATAAATGAGAGGTCTGAAGAAGTAACACATGTTGATCATACTGGCAAAGAGGTTTTTGATCAATTTGACGATGAAATGGATGGTATGGAATCATTTGTCCATGTAAAGGGTACAGAAGAAATGCAACAATTTGAAAAGCAAGACGAAAATGCTAAACCAGCTGAAAAGTGTGACATTAAAAAAAGGGAAGGTTTTAATACAGATAGTAAGAAAATGGTTAAAGAAGAGAAAGAAAAATCACATGATATAGATGCTGAAGGTTCATGTTGTGATGAACAAACTGAAATGGCTAGTGCATCTGGAGATGAGCAATCCAAGACTCTGCTGGctgtttttcaatttcaagGAACCAGTCTTGTGCATTCACCAGCAGACCCTACAAAGGAATCCGTTTCTGAAGAACACCGTGCAGTCAGTGAGAGCTTGTTACCAGAGGAAGTGAAAGGACTGCACAATTGCAGAACATTGATTGAAGAGAGGAAAAGCAAAGACTCTGTGGAAGTCAAAACAAACAGTCCTGGAAAATTTACGAAGAAGAGCCATTCAGCTGGTCATCCTCCATCACCAACAAAACTAAAACCAAACTACAAGGGACAGTCGTATCATAAAAAAAGTGATAAAGAGTCTGACATCTTTTAG